A segment of the Methanobrevibacter sp. genome:
TACCAGGATAACAAAGCAATATCTCTAAACTGCTTCTGGCAGCAGGGTCTCTTGCTTTTGCAGCCTGCAGATCATCTCTTAAATCGTCAAACATAAATTCACCATTCAATTAATAAGCAATACTTAACTATTGTTAATATATTCATATATTTATACTTAATTTAATATAAACTTAACATCTGTTATAATAACAAAGTTATATTTTTATCTTTTAATATATAAACTATTTTAATTTATAATGAAAATTTAAAATATATGAAAAATAGTTTTGAAAAATTATCCAATAAAAATTCTAAAAAAATAAAAAATAAGAGATTTATTTAGAATAAATCCCTAAATCGTATTCCGCATATCCACTTAGAATAAATCTCCAAAGACCCACTCAGTGGATAAGTATCTTTCACCTGTATCCGGTAAGATAACTACAATGGTTTTTCCCTTATTTTCGGGACGTTTAGCAAGTTCCAAACCTGCCCAAGTAGCTGCACCGGAGGAAATTCCAGTGAAAATACCTTCTTCTCTAGCCAATCTCAACAAGGTGTTTCCTGCGTCCTCATCCTTTACAGGAATGACTTCATCAATCAAGTCCAAATCCAATACATCAGGAACGAAACCTGGACCGATACCTTGGATCTTATGAGGTCCTTTCTCACCTTTTCCTAAAGTTTGGGAAGTGGCCGGTTCAACAGCAACCGCCTTGAATTCAGGTTTTAAAGGTTTGATGTATTGTGCAATACCAGTTACGGTTCCACCAGTTCCTGCAGCGGATACAACAATATCCACTTCACCATCGGTATCCCTATAAATTTCAGGACCGGTAGTCAATCTGTGAATTTCAGAGTTTGCCTTATTTTCAAATTGCTGTGGCATGAATGAATTTGGAGTGCTTTCTGCCAATTCCTTTGCCTTGGCAATAGCTCCGCCCATACCTTCACTGCCTGGAGTCAAAACTATTTCAGCACCGAATACTGCAAGAAGCTTTCTTCTTTCAATGGACATGGTTTCAGGCATGGTTAAAATTAATTTATAGCCTTTTGCAGCTGCCACAAAGGAAAGACCAATACCGGTATTACCGCTTGTAGGTTCGATAATTACTGAATCTTCCTTAAGCAACCCATCCTTTTCAGCAGTTTCAATTAAATTTACTGCAATACGATCCTTAATACTGCTTACCGGATTAAAAGATTCGACCTTTACAAGCACATCCGCTTCTAATCCTTCTGTCAATCTGTTCAATCTTACAAGAGGAGTGTTTCCAATAGCTTCTGTCATATCGTTAGCTATGCCTCTTTTCAATTCAGGAATATTTACCATAATAATCACATCATAAAATTTATTTGTATAATTCAATTTTTTAATTAATTTTTTTATAAAAAATTTGCATTATTAAAGAATATAAAAAATAACTATTGCCAAATCCCTTCTAATAGCTAATTTTAAATATTTAATATATTAATTTAATAACTTATTTTATTTATAATTTTAATCAATCCCAAAAATTTTCTTGAAAATTCTTGAAAGAGAAATTATAAAATCACAACAAAAGTTAAAAATATAACAATTGTTATATAATAGTTAATAAATGATGATATATAAATATTTCTATAGAAAACTAAAATTTTAGTAAAATTTTTAAAAATAATTCTAATATGTCAAAAAAGTTTAAAAAATTTTAAAAATATTTTTTGTTTTAAATGAAAATATTTTGATCAAACTTTTTTTAAAAGTTTGGTGATAAAATGACTCTCTTTAAATACATTATCAATGAAAGCCCAATTGGAGAAATAACAATAATCTGGAAGAAAAAACCAAAATTCCAAATTGAAGAGATTATTATTTCAAATCCAAATCAAACATCATCACAAATGGCTAAAGAAAAATATGAACAAGAAGGAGAATTGCATATCAATAAAAAATCCAAGCAATTAAACAATGTATTGAAAGAGATGAACAATTACTTTAATGAAAAGGATTACAAATTTTCCCTTGAATATCTTAATTTAGATAAATTAAAGCCATTTCAAAGAGCTGTCTTGGAAGCGGAATTCAATACTGAAAAAGGAACTGTAAATACCTACAAAGACATTGCAAAAGCAGTGGGCAGCCCTAAAGCATATAGGGCAGTTGGAACCGCACTGGCTAAAAATCCTTTTCCAATCATCATACCATGTCATAGAACAGTTAAAGCAGATAGAACAATTGGTGGATTCAGTGGATTTGCAGGAGGATTGGAATCTAAAAAGACACTTCTTGAATTGGATGGACTTATGATCCAAGATAAAAAGATAATAGGGGATAGTCCCATAATATCCCTTGATAAAACCACTCAAACTAAATTAGTATAATTTCAATTAAAAAAAAAAAAGAAAATAATTAAGAAAAATAAAGAATAATAAAGAATAATAAAGAAAAATAAAAAAATAAAATTATTCTTCTAATTTATTTGCATCATATTCACAAAGGTCTGTAAGTGGGCATTTGTCACATTGAGGACCTATTGGTCTGCAGATAGTCTGACCAAATTGAACCATCAAATCATTCAAATCAACCCAAAGGTCCTTAGGCACCTTTTCCATTAAGACAATCTCTGTTTCTTCCGGCTCTTTAGTATCTGCAATTCCCCACCGGTTTGATATCCTATGAACATGAGTGTCTACAGGAATGGCCGCATCCTGGAAAGCAAATACTATAACGCAATTGGCTGTTTTTCTGCCTACTCCTGGAAGCTTGAGCATCTCATCCATTTCCCTTGGAACCTCTCCGCCATACTGGTCAATCAATATTCTTGAAACTTCTAAAATACGTGCAGCTTTAACTCTATAAAAACCAGCAGGCTTGATTAATTCCTGAACATGCTCAACTGGAGCATCAGCAACTGCATAAATGTCCGGATAGACATCAAACAATGCATTTGCAGCCTGATCTGTATTTTCATCCCTTGTTCTTTGAGATAAAATGGTCCTAATCAATACCTTATAAGGGTCATGGTCATGAAAAGTGCGAATGGTATAAATTTCATTCAATCTTTTAAAGATCTCTCTTATTCTTTCTTCATCATTCATAATAATCTCCAACTACTTTAATTCCAATTCTATTCCAATTTCACCCATCAATTCAATGAAATTAGGGAATGACACATCGAAGCATTCTCCATTTTCCACTTCAACATCATGTTTCAATCCGAGAAGGGAAAATGCCATTGCCAATCTATGATCATTATGGGATTCAACGATTCCATCACCAATTGTTTGACCATAAATGGTCATTCCATCTTCAAACTCCTCAAGCTTGCATCCTAATTTTTCCAGCTCTCTGCATGTTGTATCAATCCTATCGGTTTCCTTTAATCTGCCATGCTTTACACCGGTTATTGTGGTTTTTCCTTCAGCAATGGCACCGAGAACCGCTACAGTAAGCAATAGATCAGGTGCATTTGACAGGTTTACATCAATTCCCCTCAATTTTCCATTGGACCTTAAGGAAACATAATCATCAAAAACGGTTACATTGGCATCCATCTCTTCTAAAATATCTAAAATAAACTTATCCCCTTGCTTGGAATCGCTGAACAGATTATCAACTCTCACATAGCCTCCTGCAATGGCTGTTGCTGCAAGTAGGTAAGAAGCGGAAGAAAAATCTCCCTCTACAATATAATCGCTGGCAATGTATTTTTGCGGTTTTACATTGAATTTAACCCCTAAACAATCGGTATGTTCCTTCTTGCAGGTTTCATGGAACTGATAATTCTCCTCTTCAATAGCTATTCCAAACTTTTCCAAAATGGAAATGGTCATATCAACATAAGGTTTTGATACGAATTCAGGATAAACTTCAAGTACTACTCCCTTTTTGGATAAAGGGGCTGAAATGAGAATTGAGGATATGAATTGGGAGCTGATGCTTCCCAATATGTCTGTCTCTCCACCATCATAGCCAGGATAAACCTTTAGTGGAGCCTTGTTATTGTCATTCAATGATTCAATCTTAACACCTAAAGCTTCCAATGCATCAATCAATGCGCCCATAGGCCTTGTCTTAAGTGAATCATCACCGGTGAAGATTACTTCATTATCTGATAATGCAGCCACACTTGTCATGATTCTAAGTGTGGTTCCGGAATTGGCTAGATCAATCATGTCTTGAGAACTGTTATGTAATTTGCCACCAGTTCCGTAAACTTCCAAATAGTCAACAGTCTGGCTTTTATCTCCTTTTAAAATGATTTCCTTCTTTCTATCAATCCTTGCACCAAGAGTTTCGCATGATCTGATGGTTGACAATACATCTTCAGAATAAAGCACATCAAACAGCTTGGATTTGCCTTCAGATAGTGATGCAAGAATAACCGCTCTATGACTATAGCTTTTAGAGGAAGGTGCTTTAACGCTTCCATTGATTTTAGAAAAGTTTTTTATTTTAAGATTCATTTATTACAATCCCTTGATTAATCCCATATGAGAATTAATCCTTTATTTTACTAAATACTTCTTATGAATATTATGATTAAGATTATAATTAAACTTTATTCTAAAATAGGCAAAAATAGTAAAAAATTAAAAAATTAGAAAAAAACAGAAGCCAAAAAATAAAAATTTGAAATAAAAAATTTAAAAAATAAATGAAGAAATGAATAAAAAAATTGACATTAGAAGTCAATGAAATATCTTAAAACAGTGAATACACCAAGCACCAGACTTATTGTAAATCCTACAAAACCAAGTACAGGCATTTCAAAGAATGTAGGTCCCACATCAATCAGCATAACCAAAGATGAACCGACCAAAAGCGCAGCAATAATTATTGCAAGGGAAATTTGGTTTGTAATCTCACTGATGTGCTTTACTTCAATATTGACAGTCACTTCCCCTTCCTCAACCTTATAGATGGTTTTTGAAATGAGGCTTGGCAATGCTCTTAATACATGTTCAAAAGCAAAGAAACTGTTTTTTGCATTGCTTGCCATCTTGATAGGATTATACCTTTGAACCATTAGCTTGCGGGCAAATGGCTTAAGAAGGGCTACAACATCAATGTCCGGGTCAAGACGCAGTCCAGTGTTTTCAACCATTGACAATCCTCTTGCCATTAGAACAAACTCATTTGGCAATCTGACATCATATTTTTGCATCAGGAAGAGAAGGTCCTCAATAATACCGTTGAAACGACTGAGCTCCACACCATAATACTTGGCAAACAAATCAGTGAGGTCGCTTTTTAGAAGAGTGATATCTGTTTTCTCATTTAATATATCCATGCGAATCAGCTGATTGATCAAACCGTCAATATTACGGTCAGAGAAATGAATCATCAATTCAGCCAAGTCTTGTCTGAA
Coding sequences within it:
- the cysK gene encoding cysteine synthase A — its product is MVNIPELKRGIANDMTEAIGNTPLVRLNRLTEGLEADVLVKVESFNPVSSIKDRIAVNLIETAEKDGLLKEDSVIIEPTSGNTGIGLSFVAAAKGYKLILTMPETMSIERRKLLAVFGAEIVLTPGSEGMGGAIAKAKELAESTPNSFMPQQFENKANSEIHRLTTGPEIYRDTDGEVDIVVSAAGTGGTVTGIAQYIKPLKPEFKAVAVEPATSQTLGKGEKGPHKIQGIGPGFVPDVLDLDLIDEVIPVKDEDAGNTLLRLAREEGIFTGISSGAATWAGLELAKRPENKGKTIVVILPDTGERYLSTEWVFGDLF
- a CDS encoding methylated-DNA--[protein]-cysteine S-methyltransferase is translated as MTLFKYIINESPIGEITIIWKKKPKFQIEEIIISNPNQTSSQMAKEKYEQEGELHINKKSKQLNNVLKEMNNYFNEKDYKFSLEYLNLDKLKPFQRAVLEAEFNTEKGTVNTYKDIAKAVGSPKAYRAVGTALAKNPFPIIIPCHRTVKADRTIGGFSGFAGGLESKKTLLELDGLMIQDKKIIGDSPIISLDKTTQTKLV
- the nth gene encoding endonuclease III codes for the protein MNDEERIREIFKRLNEIYTIRTFHDHDPYKVLIRTILSQRTRDENTDQAANALFDVYPDIYAVADAPVEHVQELIKPAGFYRVKAARILEVSRILIDQYGGEVPREMDEMLKLPGVGRKTANCVIVFAFQDAAIPVDTHVHRISNRWGIADTKEPEETEIVLMEKVPKDLWVDLNDLMVQFGQTICRPIGPQCDKCPLTDLCEYDANKLEE
- the aroA gene encoding 3-phosphoshikimate 1-carboxyvinyltransferase — encoded protein: MNLKIKNFSKINGSVKAPSSKSYSHRAVILASLSEGKSKLFDVLYSEDVLSTIRSCETLGARIDRKKEIILKGDKSQTVDYLEVYGTGGKLHNSSQDMIDLANSGTTLRIMTSVAALSDNEVIFTGDDSLKTRPMGALIDALEALGVKIESLNDNNKAPLKVYPGYDGGETDILGSISSQFISSILISAPLSKKGVVLEVYPEFVSKPYVDMTISILEKFGIAIEEENYQFHETCKKEHTDCLGVKFNVKPQKYIASDYIVEGDFSSASYLLAATAIAGGYVRVDNLFSDSKQGDKFILDILEEMDANVTVFDDYVSLRSNGKLRGIDVNLSNAPDLLLTVAVLGAIAEGKTTITGVKHGRLKETDRIDTTCRELEKLGCKLEEFEDGMTIYGQTIGDGIVESHNDHRLAMAFSLLGLKHDVEVENGECFDVSFPNFIELMGEIGIELELK